The following are encoded together in the Flavobacterium haoranii genome:
- the pdxA gene encoding 4-hydroxythreonine-4-phosphate dehydrogenase PdxA — MLKKAENIIVGISVGDLNGIGPEVILKTFEDTRMLELCTPVVFANAKIISFLRKSLNININIHGIDKLDQIVLGKFNVLNVWKEGVNLEFGKTDENVGKYAIKSFVKATEALKNGSVDVLVTAPINKYNIQSEEFNFPGHTDYLAKELEGDALMLMVNGELRVGLLTDHIPVNKVAEYVNAELLQKKIAVINKTLIEDFKISKPKIAVLGLNPHSGDNGVIGKEEETIIKPTLKKIFEEGTMVFGPYSSDSFFGSNLYEKFDAVLAMYHDQGLIPFKTLSFGKGVNYTAGLNKVRTSPDHGTAFEIAGKGEASHESFREAVYKAIDIYSNRGEYLELSENPLKIKENTL; from the coding sequence ATGCTTAAAAAAGCTGAAAATATAATTGTAGGAATTTCTGTAGGAGATTTAAATGGAATTGGTCCAGAAGTTATTTTGAAAACATTTGAAGATACAAGAATGTTAGAACTTTGTACACCAGTTGTTTTTGCTAATGCTAAAATTATTTCTTTTTTAAGAAAATCTCTCAACATTAATATCAATATTCACGGAATAGATAAATTAGACCAAATTGTATTGGGTAAATTTAATGTACTTAACGTTTGGAAAGAAGGAGTTAATTTAGAGTTCGGAAAAACTGATGAAAATGTTGGTAAATATGCTATTAAATCTTTTGTCAAAGCAACAGAAGCTTTAAAAAATGGTTCGGTAGATGTCTTAGTTACGGCGCCAATAAATAAATACAATATTCAATCTGAAGAATTTAATTTTCCTGGGCATACTGATTATTTAGCAAAAGAGCTAGAAGGCGATGCTTTAATGTTGATGGTAAACGGAGAATTAAGAGTAGGGCTTTTAACAGATCATATTCCAGTTAACAAAGTAGCGGAATATGTAAATGCAGAATTACTTCAAAAGAAAATTGCCGTTATTAATAAAACCTTAATTGAAGATTTTAAAATTTCAAAACCCAAAATTGCTGTTTTAGGTTTAAATCCTCATAGTGGCGATAATGGTGTAATAGGTAAAGAAGAAGAAACGATCATAAAACCAACTTTAAAAAAAATATTTGAAGAGGGAACAATGGTCTTTGGTCCATATTCGTCAGATAGTTTTTTTGGATCTAATTTATATGAAAAGTTTGATGCTGTTTTGGCAATGTACCATGATCAAGGTTTGATTCCGTTTAAAACACTATCTTTTGGTAAAGGAGTGAATTATACGGCTGGACTTAATAAAGTGAGAACTTCTCCTGATCACGGAACTGCTTTTGAAATAGCAGGAAAAGGAGAGGCAAGTCATGAGTCTTTCAGAGAAGCTGTATATAAGGCAATTGATATTTACAGTAACAGAGGAGAGTACTTAGAATTGTCAGAAAATCCTTTAAAAATAAAAGAAAATACGTTATAA
- a CDS encoding YraN family protein, which translates to MAKHNELGKLGEELAVEFLIEQGYEILETNWRFDKAEIDIIAQKENTLAIVEVKTRSSIEFGLPQDFVKPKKIQLLVKAVNEYVEKNDLDVEIRFDIIAITTNKQNHNIEHLTDAFYYF; encoded by the coding sequence ATGGCAAAGCATAATGAGTTAGGAAAATTAGGAGAAGAACTTGCGGTTGAATTTCTTATAGAGCAAGGCTATGAAATTTTAGAAACCAATTGGCGATTTGACAAAGCCGAAATTGATATTATTGCTCAAAAAGAAAATACTCTTGCTATTGTTGAAGTAAAAACACGATCGAGCATTGAATTTGGACTTCCACAAGATTTCGTAAAGCCTAAAAAAATTCAACTTTTAGTTAAAGCTGTAAACGAATATGTAGAAAAAAACGACTTAGATGTAGAAATCCGTTTTGATATTATCGCAATTACAACAAACAAACAAAATCATAACATTGAACACTTAACAGATGCTTTTTATTATTTTTAA
- the rpmF gene encoding 50S ribosomal protein L32, translated as MAHPKRRQSSTRRDKRRTHYKASTPQIATCPVTGEAHLYHRAYWHEGKLYYRGQVVVDKTEAVA; from the coding sequence ATGGCACATCCTAAGAGAAGACAGTCGTCGACAAGAAGAGATAAGAGAAGAACGCATTATAAGGCGTCAACTCCTCAAATTGCTACATGTCCGGTAACTGGTGAAGCACACTTGTACCACAGAGCTTACTGGCACGAAGGAAAATTATACTACAGAGGACAAGTTGTAGTTGACAAAACTGAGGCAGTAGCTTAA
- the rbfA gene encoding 30S ribosome-binding factor RbfA, translating to METNRQKKIGQLLQSDIVDILQGEIRKNGITNLIISVSKVNVTSDLSIAKVYLSIFPSEKGKEILSAIKENTPLIKHDLAQRVKNQLRKVPDLIFYIDDSLDYIEKIDNALSGKENPVQNPDLLYKRKKS from the coding sequence ATGGAAACAAATAGACAAAAGAAAATTGGTCAATTACTACAAAGTGATATTGTAGATATTTTACAGGGAGAAATTCGTAAAAATGGAATTACAAACTTAATCATCTCTGTTTCAAAAGTAAATGTTACTTCAGATTTATCAATTGCTAAAGTATATTTAAGTATATTTCCGTCTGAAAAAGGAAAAGAAATTTTGTCTGCAATTAAAGAGAATACTCCTTTAATCAAACATGATTTAGCTCAGCGAGTAAAAAATCAACTTAGAAAAGTACCTGATTTAATTTTTTACATTGATGACAGTTTAGACTACATCGAAAAAATTGACAACGCATTGTCTGGAAAAGAAAATCCAGTTCAAAACCCCGACTTATTATACAAACGTAAAAAGTCATAA
- a CDS encoding ABC transporter permease, which produces MNFSLYIAKRYAISFSKNSAINIITMIASLGVIAGTMALFVVLSVFSGLRDFSLSFTNAIDPDFVITPKTGKSIFISNEQLYQLNKINSLESYSKIIEERVLFFYNDKELVGYIKGVDEKYNNVTDIENHLYVGNWLHPNSNEVVVGSEISRKLGLGLFDYTNSLKVYSPKAGKGLIENEEDAFLTAPLNTVGIYNVSEDLDAKYIFCNLELAEQLVKFQPNQVTGIEFKLKPNSDEDAFRNQLQTIFQNDIEIKNRIQINDSLYKMLNTENIAVYLIFTLVIIIALFNLIGALIMMIIEKKSNLKTLNSLGLGIKEIRKIFLAQGLLLTIFGSVIGIILGIILVVLQQKLNLIMITPTLPYPIKFELKNLLIVALTISILGYLASLTASKSITKKLIE; this is translated from the coding sequence TTGAATTTTTCGCTTTACATAGCTAAGCGTTATGCCATAAGTTTTAGTAAAAATTCGGCTATCAATATTATTACCATGATAGCTTCTTTAGGAGTAATTGCTGGAACAATGGCACTTTTTGTTGTACTTTCAGTTTTTAGTGGTTTACGTGATTTCAGCTTAAGCTTTACAAATGCAATCGATCCCGATTTCGTTATTACTCCTAAAACAGGTAAATCAATTTTTATTTCAAACGAACAACTCTATCAACTTAACAAAATTAATTCTCTAGAAAGTTACTCTAAAATTATAGAAGAACGCGTATTGTTTTTTTACAATGATAAAGAATTAGTTGGCTATATTAAAGGTGTTGACGAAAAATACAATAATGTTACTGATATTGAAAATCATTTATATGTAGGAAATTGGCTTCACCCAAATTCAAACGAAGTGGTTGTAGGTTCGGAAATTAGTAGAAAGCTTGGATTGGGACTTTTCGATTATACTAATAGCTTAAAAGTATATTCTCCAAAAGCAGGAAAAGGTTTAATTGAAAACGAAGAAGACGCTTTTTTAACTGCTCCTTTAAATACGGTTGGTATTTATAATGTAAGCGAAGATTTAGATGCTAAATACATTTTTTGCAATTTAGAATTAGCTGAACAACTGGTGAAATTTCAACCAAATCAAGTTACTGGAATTGAATTTAAGCTAAAACCAAATAGTGATGAAGATGCATTTAGAAACCAACTACAAACTATATTTCAAAACGACATAGAAATAAAAAACAGAATTCAAATAAACGATTCTCTCTATAAAATGCTCAATACTGAGAATATTGCAGTTTATTTAATTTTTACTTTAGTCATTATTATTGCACTTTTCAATTTAATTGGTGCTTTAATCATGATGATAATAGAAAAGAAATCAAACTTAAAAACATTAAATAGTTTAGGCTTAGGCATTAAAGAAATTAGAAAAATATTTTTAGCTCAGGGTTTGTTGCTAACTATTTTTGGAAGTGTAATAGGAATTATTTTAGGAATTATTCTTGTAGTACTTCAGCAAAAACTAAATTTAATAATGATAACTCCTACACTACCTTATCCTATTAAATTTGAACTTAAAAACTTACTAATTGTTGCGCTTACCATTTCTATATTAGGATATTTAGCTTCATTAACAGCAAGTAAAAGCATTACCAAAAAACTTATTGAATAA
- a CDS encoding 50S ribosomal protein L25/general stress protein Ctc, producing the protein MKSITIKGQKRESVGKKATKAVRDAGFVPCVIYGGEQPVHFSADERAFKGLVYTPNAHTVVVELEGEKSIDCILQDIQFDPVSDKILHIDFFQLDENKEIIMEVPVKVIGKSPGVMSGGTLRLNQRRLKVKALPKNLPDFVEADITPLEMGNRLYVTKIVADNFKIMHPDNTVVCQVKISRAAMKAAQEAAKAEKSAKGKKK; encoded by the coding sequence ATGAAGTCAATTACTATCAAAGGACAAAAAAGAGAAAGCGTAGGCAAAAAGGCGACTAAAGCGGTACGCGATGCTGGATTCGTTCCTTGCGTTATTTACGGAGGAGAGCAACCAGTACATTTTTCAGCAGATGAAAGAGCATTTAAAGGTTTAGTTTACACTCCAAATGCGCATACTGTTGTAGTTGAATTAGAAGGTGAAAAATCAATTGATTGTATCTTACAAGATATTCAATTCGATCCAGTTTCTGACAAAATTTTACACATCGACTTCTTCCAATTAGATGAAAATAAAGAAATCATCATGGAAGTTCCAGTAAAAGTTATTGGTAAATCTCCAGGTGTAATGTCTGGTGGTACTTTACGTTTAAACCAACGTCGTTTAAAAGTTAAAGCTTTACCTAAAAACTTACCTGACTTCGTAGAGGCTGATATTACTCCTCTTGAAATGGGTAACCGTTTATATGTAACTAAAATTGTTGCAGATAACTTTAAAATTATGCACCCAGACAATACAGTAGTTTGTCAAGTGAAGATTTCTCGTGCTGCTATGAAAGCTGCTCAAGAAGCTGCAAAAGCAGAAAAATCTGCAAAAGGAAAGAAAAAATAA
- a CDS encoding ribose-phosphate pyrophosphokinase, which yields MSYKEPEAKIFACSQSVYLAEKIAQSYGVPLGKVTFSKYSDGEFQPSFEESIRGLRVFLVCSTFPSSDNLMELLLMIDAAKRASARHITAVIPYFGWARQDRKDKPRVPIGAKLVAKLLEAAGATRIMTMDLHADQIQGFFEKPVDHLFASTIFLPYVKSLNLDSLTIASPDMGGSKRAYAYSKFLESDVVVCYKQRKKANVIDTMELIGDVKGRNVILVDDMIDTGGTLAKAADVMMERGALSVRAICTHPILSGEAYEKIENSQLLELIVTDSIPLKKESSKIKVVSCADLFAEVMHMVQNNNSISGKFLM from the coding sequence ATGTCATACAAAGAGCCAGAAGCAAAAATTTTTGCGTGTTCTCAAAGTGTGTATCTAGCTGAGAAGATAGCACAAAGCTATGGAGTTCCGCTAGGTAAAGTAACGTTCTCAAAATATAGTGACGGAGAGTTTCAACCTTCTTTTGAAGAATCAATTCGAGGTTTACGGGTGTTTTTAGTATGTTCTACTTTCCCAAGTTCGGATAACTTAATGGAGTTATTGCTAATGATTGATGCTGCAAAAAGAGCATCAGCAAGACACATTACTGCTGTTATTCCTTATTTTGGATGGGCAAGACAAGACAGAAAAGACAAACCAAGAGTTCCAATTGGAGCAAAATTGGTTGCTAAATTATTAGAAGCTGCAGGTGCAACTAGAATTATGACCATGGATTTACATGCAGATCAAATTCAAGGTTTCTTTGAAAAACCAGTGGATCATTTATTCGCTTCTACAATCTTTTTACCTTACGTAAAGAGTTTAAATTTAGACAGCTTAACTATTGCATCTCCAGATATGGGAGGTTCAAAAAGAGCTTACGCTTATTCTAAATTCCTAGAATCTGATGTAGTAGTTTGTTACAAGCAACGTAAAAAAGCTAATGTAATTGACACTATGGAGCTAATTGGAGATGTAAAAGGAAGAAATGTTATCTTGGTTGATGACATGATAGATACAGGAGGAACATTAGCAAAAGCTGCTGATGTAATGATGGAAAGAGGCGCTCTAAGTGTGAGAGCAATTTGTACACACCCAATTTTATCGGGTGAAGCGTACGAAAAAATTGAAAATTCACAACTTTTAGAATTAATTGTTACCGATTCAATTCCTTTAAAGAAAGAATCAAGCAAAATTAAAGTTGTTTCATGTGCCGATTTATTTGCAGAAGTAATGCATATGGTACAAAATAACAATTCTATTAGTGGTAAGTTTTTAATGTAA
- the pth gene encoding aminoacyl-tRNA hydrolase codes for MKKYLIVGLGNIGSEYVNTRHNIGFKVLDFIAKQENLTFSTAKLGDIAEYRIKGRTVFLLKPNTYMNLSGKAVKYWMDKENIAKDNILVITDDLNLAFGTIRIKSKGSDGGHNGLKNIQLLLNTTEYPRFRFGISDAFKKGQQVDYVLGEWSEEEKEKLQERLKISSEAVQEFVLAGLNNAMNTYNGK; via the coding sequence GTGAAGAAATATCTAATTGTTGGTTTAGGAAATATTGGAAGTGAATATGTAAACACACGTCACAATATTGGGTTTAAAGTACTAGATTTTATTGCAAAACAAGAAAATTTAACCTTCAGTACAGCCAAACTTGGCGATATTGCTGAATACCGAATTAAAGGAAGAACTGTTTTTTTATTAAAGCCAAACACTTACATGAATTTAAGTGGAAAAGCAGTTAAATATTGGATGGATAAAGAAAATATTGCAAAAGATAACATTCTTGTTATTACCGATGATTTAAACCTTGCTTTTGGAACCATTAGAATTAAAAGTAAAGGAAGTGATGGCGGTCATAACGGATTAAAAAATATTCAACTTTTATTAAATACAACTGAATACCCAAGATTTAGATTTGGTATTAGCGATGCCTTTAAAAAAGGACAGCAAGTAGATTATGTTTTAGGGGAATGGAGCGAAGAAGAAAAAGAAAAGCTTCAGGAAAGATTAAAAATATCTTCTGAAGCTGTTCAAGAGTTTGTTCTAGCAGGTTTAAATAATGCCATGAACACTTATAATGGTAAATAA
- a CDS encoding S66 peptidase family protein: MIIPPYLKKGDTVAIVCTARKFFPEDAKPAIELLESWGLKVKLGSTIGKDSCQLGGTDRERAADLQEQIDNPNIKAIWCARGGYGTVRIIDSIDFSSMKKHPKWIMGFSDVTVLHSHLNTLRIATLHSIMPFTVPRATEEVKETLRKALFGVPIFYDVPSVSYNRNGKAKGELVGGNISILYSLLGSKSSINTKDKVLFIEDLDEYLYHIDRMMYNLKRNGYFENVKGIIVGSMTDMHDNEIPFGQNEVQIINEITKEYNIPIAFDFPAGHQKDNRTLILGSQVEFEVNDKEVKLQFKN, from the coding sequence ATGATTATTCCTCCTTATTTAAAAAAAGGCGACACAGTTGCTATTGTTTGTACGGCTCGTAAATTTTTTCCCGAAGATGCAAAACCTGCTATTGAATTATTAGAATCGTGGGGATTAAAAGTAAAACTTGGAAGTACAATTGGTAAAGACAGTTGTCAATTAGGCGGAACAGATAGAGAAAGAGCTGCCGATTTGCAAGAACAAATAGATAATCCAAACATCAAAGCGATTTGGTGTGCTCGTGGCGGATATGGAACCGTTAGAATAATAGATTCTATAGATTTTTCTTCAATGAAAAAACATCCAAAATGGATTATGGGATTTTCTGATGTTACTGTTTTACATAGTCATTTAAACACACTTAGAATTGCAACTTTACATAGTATAATGCCTTTTACGGTTCCAAGAGCAACCGAAGAAGTTAAAGAAACTTTACGAAAGGCTTTATTTGGAGTACCAATTTTTTATGATGTTCCATCGGTTTCATATAACAGAAATGGAAAAGCCAAAGGGGAATTAGTTGGCGGAAATATTTCTATTTTATATAGTTTATTGGGTTCAAAATCGTCGATTAATACAAAAGATAAAGTTCTATTCATTGAAGATTTAGACGAATATTTATATCACATCGACCGAATGATGTATAATTTAAAACGTAATGGCTATTTCGAAAATGTAAAAGGAATTATTGTTGGAAGTATGACCGATATGCACGATAATGAAATTCCATTTGGACAAAATGAAGTGCAAATTATAAATGAAATCACTAAGGAATACAACATTCCTATTGCGTTCGATTTTCCTGCCGGACATCAAAAAGACAATCGTACTTTAATTTTAGGAAGTCAAGTTGAATTTGAAGTGAATGATAAAGAAGTAAAATTACAATTCAAGAACTAA
- a CDS encoding aspartate kinase: MKTISSVVEHYIKTKPFLLNSISQGIINLTSLARIMMPEIEKELGKDVKQGAVVMALKRLSEELDFRINHKISKVLRNIGEITVRSSLVDYAFVVSETLLENQARLISEVNKNKDLFYTSSRGVNESNIVVSSSISANVEEIFKNEKRTHRVDDLSSITVKLPQVNVTIPGVFYYIFQRLAWEGVIIHEVISTTNEFTVIVHDKQIDIAFKVIKDLKNTEDF; the protein is encoded by the coding sequence ATGAAAACAATTTCTTCAGTTGTTGAGCACTACATCAAAACAAAGCCCTTCTTATTAAATTCCATTTCTCAAGGTATTATAAATCTGACTTCTTTAGCAAGAATTATGATGCCTGAAATTGAAAAAGAATTAGGCAAAGATGTAAAGCAAGGTGCTGTGGTAATGGCATTAAAGCGTTTGTCAGAAGAACTCGATTTTAGAATAAATCATAAAATCTCTAAAGTATTAAGAAATATTGGAGAAATTACTGTTCGTTCATCTTTAGTAGATTATGCATTTGTAGTTTCGGAAACTTTACTGGAGAATCAAGCTAGATTAATTTCAGAAGTAAATAAAAATAAAGATTTGTTTTATACTTCATCAAGAGGTGTAAACGAATCAAATATTGTTGTAAGTTCGTCTATTTCTGCAAATGTTGAAGAAATATTTAAAAACGAAAAAAGAACACATCGTGTAGATGATTTATCATCAATTACTGTAAAATTACCTCAAGTAAACGTTACAATTCCTGGTGTTTTCTACTATATTTTCCAAAGATTAGCATGGGAAGGCGTTATCATTCACGAAGTAATTTCAACCACAAATGAATTTACAGTTATAGTTCACGACAAACAAATTGATATTGCTTTTAAAGTGATTAAAGATTTAAAAAATACAGAAGACTTTTAA
- a CDS encoding riboflavin synthase, translating to MFTGIIETLGTIKKIVKDQENLIITIQSNITNELKIDQSVAHNGICLTVVEIKEDNYSVVAIKETILKTNIGEWQVGDIVNLERAMKLGDRLDGHIVQGHVDQTGKCIAIENSNGSWYFTFEYDETLSNITIEKGSITINGTSLTVVNSKKNEFSVAIIPYTYENTNFHSFKIGTIVNLEFDVVGKYVKRLFELNK from the coding sequence ATGTTTACCGGAATAATAGAAACACTTGGAACAATTAAAAAAATTGTAAAAGATCAGGAAAATTTAATAATAACCATTCAATCTAACATTACAAATGAATTGAAAATTGATCAAAGTGTTGCTCATAATGGAATTTGCCTTACAGTAGTAGAAATAAAAGAGGACAACTACTCTGTTGTAGCCATTAAAGAAACCATTTTAAAAACAAATATTGGTGAATGGCAAGTAGGAGATATTGTTAATCTGGAGCGCGCCATGAAACTTGGAGACAGATTGGACGGACACATTGTGCAAGGCCATGTTGACCAAACTGGAAAATGTATTGCAATAGAAAATTCTAATGGAAGTTGGTATTTTACTTTTGAATACGACGAAACCTTAAGCAACATCACAATTGAAAAAGGGTCAATTACTATAAATGGAACGAGTTTAACTGTAGTAAATTCAAAGAAGAATGAATTTAGCGTAGCAATTATACCTTACACTTATGAAAATACAAATTTCCATTCTTTTAAAATAGGCACAATTGTTAATCTCGAATTTGATGTCGTTGGGAAATATGTAAAAAGATTGTTCGAATTAAATAAATAA
- a CDS encoding YceD family protein yields MKNFKEFLIPFTGLKFGKHQFDYQVDNSFFEHFDYNEFNNANINVKVVLDKKSTMLELTFKHEGTVNVPCDLSNEDFDLKIKGNLKLIVKFGEEFNDENEEMLILPHGEFQVDVSQYIYEMIVLSVPAKRIHPGVKDGTLGTETIEKLEALSPKKEIEKEKDEIDPRWAELKKLLTDKNK; encoded by the coding sequence ATGAAGAATTTTAAAGAATTTTTAATTCCGTTTACGGGATTAAAGTTTGGGAAACATCAGTTTGATTATCAGGTAGATAATTCGTTCTTTGAGCATTTTGACTATAATGAATTTAACAATGCAAATATTAATGTTAAAGTAGTTTTAGATAAAAAATCAACGATGTTAGAGTTAACTTTTAAGCATGAAGGTACGGTTAATGTTCCTTGTGACTTGTCAAATGAAGACTTTGATTTAAAGATTAAAGGTAATTTAAAACTTATAGTCAAGTTTGGGGAAGAGTTCAACGATGAAAATGAAGAAATGTTGATTCTTCCGCATGGAGAGTTTCAAGTAGATGTTTCGCAATACATATATGAAATGATTGTATTGTCAGTTCCAGCAAAAAGAATACATCCTGGAGTTAAGGATGGAACTTTAGGTACAGAAACAATCGAAAAATTGGAAGCGTTATCTCCAAAAAAAGAAATTGAAAAAGAGAAAGATGAAATAGACCCTAGATGGGCAGAATTAAAAAAACTATTAACGGATAAAAATAAGTAA
- the mce gene encoding methylmalonyl-CoA epimerase — MNKIEHIGIAVKNLEESNLLFEKLFGALAYKQEEVESEGVKTSFFMNGPNKIELLEATREDSPIAKFIDKKGEGIHHIAFDVDDIVLEMERLKNEGFVLLNEAPKSGADNKLVAFLHPKTTNGVLIELCQEKR, encoded by the coding sequence ATGAATAAGATAGAACATATTGGTATTGCAGTTAAGAATTTAGAAGAATCGAATCTTTTGTTTGAAAAGCTCTTTGGAGCTCTTGCATATAAACAAGAAGAAGTGGAGAGTGAAGGGGTAAAAACTTCTTTTTTTATGAATGGTCCAAATAAAATTGAATTATTAGAAGCAACAAGAGAAGATAGTCCAATTGCTAAATTTATCGATAAAAAGGGTGAGGGTATTCATCATATCGCTTTTGATGTGGATGACATAGTTTTAGAAATGGAACGTTTAAAAAATGAAGGCTTTGTATTATTAAATGAAGCTCCAAAGTCTGGAGCCGACAATAAATTAGTAGCTTTCTTACATCCTAAGACGACTAATGGTGTACTAATTGAGCTTTGTCAAGAAAAAAGATAA
- the metG gene encoding methionine--tRNA ligase, whose amino-acid sequence MLENPKRYTITAALPYTNGPIHIGHLAGVYVPADIYARYLRLQGKDVAYICGSDEHGVAISMKAKKEGITPQEVIDKYDGIIRKSFEDFGISFDNYSRTSRKIHHDTASAFFRKLYEDGKFIEETTEQLYDEKANQFLADRFVTGTCPKCGNEEAYGDQCEKCGTSLNATDLINPKSTITGTKPVLKATKHWFLPLNEYDAFLKEWILEGHKNDWKANVYGQVKSWVDAGLEPRAVTRDLDWGIDVPVEGAEGKKLYVWFDAPIGYISSTKEWAAREGKDWEPYWKDQDTKLVHFIGKDNIVFHCIIFPAMLKAHRDYILPDNVPANEFLNLEGNKLSTSKNWAVWLHEYLEDFPGKEDALRYALTANAPETKDNDFTWKDFQARNNNELAAIFGNFINRVVVLTNKYYDGIIPTPNEFSDVDEQTLAELKAYPAVIASSIERYRFREALGEMMNVARLGNKYLADEEPWKMIKENPERVKTQMYVALQIASALAVLSEPFLPFTSEKLKRILVISNESEKSHNAWKMIEEGKEIISPNHQIGQAEILFAQVEDTEIQKQLDKLEASKKANKAASMSAEPQKDVATFDDFTKLDLRVGTIIEAEKMPKANKLLVLKVDTGIDVRTIVSGIAEHFSPEEVVGKRVTVLVNLAPRALRGVESAGMILMTNNAEGKLVFVNPDAEGVLNGATIS is encoded by the coding sequence ATGTTAGAAAATCCGAAAAGATATACGATTACAGCAGCCTTACCTTACACAAACGGACCTATTCATATTGGTCATTTAGCTGGGGTTTATGTTCCTGCTGATATTTATGCGCGTTATTTACGTTTACAAGGAAAAGATGTGGCTTACATTTGTGGAAGCGATGAGCATGGAGTAGCGATTTCAATGAAAGCTAAAAAAGAAGGCATCACACCGCAAGAAGTAATTGATAAATACGACGGAATTATTCGTAAATCTTTTGAAGACTTCGGAATTTCTTTTGATAATTACTCAAGAACTTCTCGTAAAATTCATCATGATACCGCTTCAGCTTTTTTTAGAAAATTATATGAAGATGGAAAATTTATTGAAGAAACTACAGAACAATTATACGACGAAAAAGCGAATCAATTCTTAGCTGATCGTTTTGTAACAGGAACTTGTCCGAAATGCGGGAACGAAGAAGCTTATGGCGACCAATGTGAAAAATGTGGAACCTCATTAAATGCAACCGATTTAATCAATCCAAAATCGACGATTACTGGAACAAAACCTGTTTTAAAAGCAACAAAACATTGGTTTTTACCTTTAAATGAATACGATGCTTTCTTAAAAGAATGGATTTTAGAAGGACATAAAAATGATTGGAAAGCAAATGTTTACGGTCAAGTTAAATCGTGGGTTGATGCTGGTTTAGAACCAAGAGCGGTAACGCGCGATTTAGATTGGGGAATTGATGTTCCAGTTGAAGGTGCTGAAGGAAAAAAATTATACGTTTGGTTCGATGCACCTATTGGCTACATTTCTTCTACAAAAGAATGGGCAGCACGAGAAGGAAAAGATTGGGAACCATATTGGAAAGATCAAGACACTAAATTAGTTCATTTCATAGGAAAAGACAATATTGTTTTCCATTGTATTATTTTCCCAGCGATGTTAAAAGCACATCGAGATTATATTTTACCAGATAATGTTCCAGCAAACGAATTTTTAAATTTAGAAGGAAATAAATTATCAACTTCTAAAAATTGGGCAGTATGGTTACACGAATATTTAGAAGATTTTCCAGGAAAAGAAGATGCTTTACGTTATGCTTTAACGGCAAATGCTCCAGAAACAAAAGATAACGATTTCACTTGGAAAGATTTTCAAGCAAGAAACAACAATGAGTTAGCAGCTATATTTGGAAATTTCATTAATCGCGTAGTAGTATTAACTAATAAATATTACGATGGAATTATTCCTACACCTAATGAATTTTCTGATGTTGACGAACAAACTTTGGCTGAACTAAAAGCGTATCCAGCAGTTATTGCATCTTCAATTGAAAGATATAGATTTAGAGAAGCTTTAGGCGAAATGATGAATGTGGCACGTCTAGGAAATAAATATTTAGCCGATGAAGAACCATGGAAAATGATTAAAGAAAATCCTGAAAGAGTAAAAACACAAATGTATGTGGCGTTGCAAATTGCTTCAGCTTTAGCAGTTCTTTCGGAACCATTTTTACCTTTTACATCTGAAAAATTAAAACGCATCCTTGTCATTTCGAACGAAAGTGAGAAATCTCATAACGCTTGGAAAATGATTGAAGAAGGAAAAGAAATTATTAGTCCAAATCACCAAATTGGTCAAGCTGAAATTTTATTCGCACAAGTTGAAGATACTGAAATCCAAAAACAATTAGACAAATTAGAAGCAAGTAAAAAAGCAAATAAAGCGGCAAGTATGAGTGCAGAACCACAAAAAGATGTTGCAACATTCGACGATTTTACAAAACTAGATTTACGTGTTGGTACCATTATCGAAGCAGAGAAAATGCCAAAAGCTAACAAACTTTTAGTTTTAAAAGTTGATACTGGAATTGATGTAAGAACAATTGTTTCGGGAATTGCTGAACATTTTTCTCCTGAAGAAGTTGTAGGTAAACGCGTAACAGTATTAGTAAATTTAGCACCAAGAGCACTTCGTGGTGTTGAAAGTGCTGGTATGATTTTAATGACTAATAATGCCGAAGGGAAATTAGTTTTCGTAAATCCAGATGCAGAAGGCGTTTTAAATGGCGCTACAATTAGTTAA